A window of the Nibribacter ruber genome harbors these coding sequences:
- a CDS encoding YfiT family bacillithiol transferase: METPTLSLEQLRFPVGRCELPSVYQTTLTQQSIDVIAALPAQLRAAVEGLTEAQLDTPYRPGGWTIRQVVHHLPDSHLNSYTRFRLALTEERPVIKPYDENGWAQLPDAQTAPIESSLHLLDALHQRWVLLLRSMTFPQWHRTFVHPEGGEMFLFQTVGMYDWHSRHHLAHITSLKERLGW, from the coding sequence ATGGAAACACCTACCCTTTCCCTTGAACAACTGCGTTTCCCGGTGGGACGCTGTGAATTACCGTCGGTTTACCAGACTACGCTCACCCAACAATCCATTGACGTGATTGCCGCCCTGCCCGCCCAGCTGCGCGCCGCGGTGGAAGGCCTCACCGAGGCCCAGTTAGACACGCCCTACCGCCCCGGCGGCTGGACCATACGCCAAGTGGTGCACCACCTGCCAGACAGCCACCTGAACAGCTACACCCGCTTCAGGCTGGCCTTAACCGAGGAGCGCCCCGTCATAAAACCCTATGATGAGAACGGCTGGGCCCAACTACCAGATGCCCAGACGGCCCCCATTGAAAGCTCTTTGCACCTCTTAGACGCCCTGCACCAGCGCTGGGTCCTACTGTTGCGTTCCATGACGTTCCCGCAGTGGCACCGCACCTTTGTGCACCCAGAAGGCGGCGAGATGTTCCTGTTCCAGACCGTGGGCATGTATGACTGGCACAGCCGGCACCATTTAGCGCACATCACCAGCTTGAAAGAACGACTGGGCTGGTAA
- the mutM gene encoding DNA-formamidopyrimidine glycosylase, with protein sequence MFSRKQAKNDTLTAMPELPEVETYRRFIEETSLHQPIAEVEVQDPKRQLQGDVDEFRRALRGHAFTGTHRIGKQLFLFTDHGWVVTMHFGMTGDVAYYKDEAETPRFARAVFHFQNGFRLAFIDSRKFGRIGLTPSVEAFQKQKKLGPDALTITAEELAQGLGQKKGVLKSLLLDQRIAPGVGNWIADEVLFQAKLHPERRADTLTPEEIERLAASIREVLETAVRAEAIYRDFPAHYLIHAREWDESPSGGAQDAHLHCPHCQTKIEKDYVGGRATYFCPQCQML encoded by the coding sequence TTGTTTTCCAGAAAACAGGCCAAAAACGACACCCTCACCGCTATGCCAGAACTACCCGAAGTAGAGACCTATAGAAGATTTATTGAGGAGACCAGCCTGCACCAGCCCATTGCCGAGGTGGAGGTGCAAGACCCCAAGCGCCAGTTACAAGGAGATGTGGACGAGTTCAGACGCGCTTTGCGGGGCCACGCCTTCACGGGTACTCACCGCATTGGCAAGCAGCTGTTTCTTTTCACAGATCATGGCTGGGTGGTGACCATGCACTTTGGCATGACCGGCGATGTGGCCTATTACAAAGATGAAGCCGAGACTCCCCGGTTTGCCCGAGCCGTTTTTCATTTCCAGAATGGGTTCAGGCTGGCGTTCATAGATTCCAGGAAATTTGGCCGGATTGGCTTAACACCCAGCGTAGAAGCCTTCCAGAAACAGAAAAAGCTGGGCCCGGACGCCTTAACCATCACGGCAGAAGAGCTCGCTCAGGGCTTAGGCCAGAAGAAAGGCGTCCTCAAATCATTGCTCCTGGACCAGCGCATTGCGCCCGGCGTAGGCAATTGGATAGCAGATGAAGTCCTGTTCCAGGCCAAGCTCCACCCAGAACGCCGCGCCGATACGCTTACCCCAGAAGAGATTGAACGGCTGGCCGCTTCCATTAGAGAAGTTCTGGAAACCGCCGTTCGCGCCGAAGCCATTTACCGCGACTTCCCGGCGCATTACCTCATTCACGCGCGGGAGTGGGACGAAAGCCCTTCGGGCGGAGCCCAGGACGCGCACTTGCACTGCCCGCACTGCCAAACCAAGATTGAGAAAGACTACGTGGGCGGCCGGGCCACGTACTTCTGCCCGCAGTGCCAGATGTTGTAA
- a CDS encoding heme-binding domain-containing protein yields MKKKTKILWAILGLLVLIQFIRIDKTNPPADPAKDFIALKNPPQAVANMLKASCYDCHSNKSIYPWYTNVAPVSWWVKRHITEGRQELNFSEWGDYTPKKAAHKLDESYEMVTEGEMPLSSYTLMHPESKLTEPQKQQLLAWLKSQTKKPN; encoded by the coding sequence ATGAAAAAGAAAACCAAGATTCTCTGGGCTATTCTAGGTCTGCTTGTCCTTATCCAATTCATACGTATAGACAAAACCAACCCGCCCGCAGACCCGGCCAAGGATTTCATAGCGCTTAAGAACCCGCCGCAGGCTGTGGCAAACATGCTTAAGGCGTCTTGCTATGACTGCCATTCCAACAAGAGCATTTATCCCTGGTACACCAACGTGGCCCCGGTGTCCTGGTGGGTGAAACGGCACATCACCGAAGGCCGCCAGGAACTCAACTTTTCTGAGTGGGGAGACTATACGCCCAAGAAGGCCGCGCACAAATTAGACGAAAGCTATGAGATGGTGACGGAAGGCGAGATGCCCTTGTCTTCTTACACGCTCATGCATCCAGAGAGTAAGCTCACAGAGCCGCAGAAACAACAACTGCTGGCCTGGCTAAAGTCTCAGACTAAAAAGCCTAACTAA